In Fusarium fujikuroi IMI 58289 draft genome, chromosome FFUJ_chr02, the genomic stretch ATGCCTATCAGAGTGTTGGGCGTCAACAAAGAGAGCAGAGAAAACACTACTCGGCCTGGAAGACATTGCGCCGAAAAATTAGACCTGAGGATGCCAGCAAGCTCAATCATGAGAAAGAATCTGCGTCTTTCTCGATCGAGCAAGGCGGACGTGGGATAGACTCTTGGTGGAAAGCCGGCGTAGGAAAGTACCACGCCCCTAAGTGGATGCGCTTTGGAAAATAGATTATAGATAACTTACATGGCAAATCATTTGAGGCAACAAGTTGAAGACGGTATCAGTCTAGCATCACGAGGTGTTAGTtagcagcaagaagaaagTCTAACAATCAAGTTTACCTCGGTAGCAATCGATCCATGAATAATACATTCTTATGAACTGCGAGTTCGAAATAATGTTAATTGAAATTACCCTATAGCATGTATCGAAAGACAACAGCCGCTGATTTGCGTCTCCCAGGGCCAACGaggccttcttcctcaacctcgtcaCCCGCCTGCCGACGCTCACTCTCAGCCCGGTCAAATTTGCGATTTTTATACTTGAGATAGAAGCGAAGAGCATACGCTAGGATAGAGACAAGAAGCATAGCAATTGCACATGTGCTCATCCCAGGCGCATAATAGGGAGCATCTCGATCCGGATACAATCTGGTGCCCACGAGCGGCCCACACTGACCAACGAGTTGGAGGAGAGCGAAGCCACCGCCTTGACGGCTCTGGTTGGCTTGGTTATTGATGCTCCATGTAATGATGAGAGTGACGACATTGAAAAAGCCTACAGCGGCAGGATACACGGCCATATAACGGATGAAATTAGGAAGATTAAGGGGTTTAGCCAAAGCCAGAATGGCGTAGCCACTTGATGAAGCGAGGGCATGGAATATTAGAGGTACGGTGCGTGTGCGCAGTCGATCAGACATATGGGCAgtgaagaggacgatgacaaAAGCCGCCAAGTACGGGGGAGCACTGAGAGCTTGAGAGGTGAGAGTATCGTGACCCATCTCAGTGAGTATCTTAGGGAGAAAGACGGGGAGAGAGGAGTAAGCCATGTTGGTGAGGAAGAACATGGTTGCAGTGATCCACGCAACGGGGTCACGAAATATTGCCAGAACATCGCGACCTTTGAGACCAGACGAAGGCTTATTGTTTGTGGCCGTTGACTGCTCGCTGCGAAGGCGCAGATGGGCAACCTTTTTCTCACGCTTGGTCAAGTAAGGGGCTGTTTGTGGAGAGTCGGGTATGACGTTCCAGGCTACTACAGACGCGATGACGGATGGGAACCCctcaatgatgaagagaagacgCCATGGGGCAATAGGGCCAAACTCAGCAAACTTGACGATAAGCCAGGCGAGCGTTGAGGCAAACGTCGTAGCCAAGGGGGCCGCTGCGACAACTGTAAGCTTTCCTTCTTTGCCATCCCAAAAGGGGATTACATACCAGATATGAAAATAGCAGTCCGGAATGCAAGCTCTTCTcgtttgaagaagaaactcaAGTAAAAGGGAATTCCCGTGAAGCCAGCCTCTCCTATTCCAAGGACAGCGCGCAGCGCTATCAACATGGGATAAGACGTCGCGACAGCCTGAAGGGACGCCATGAGACCCCATGTCAGGACCACCATCGACACAAATATATGCGCCGGAATGAGCTTCCACAGAAGCGACATCCATTCAAAGGCAATATAAGTAATGTAAAACGCTGTGAGGGCCCATTGGTACCACTCATCGCGGGGCGGGTCAGACTGGAGATCTTCATCCATACCGGCTATACGAGCATTACCGATATCTAGATTTGTTAGTACGTCCATTGCTGTCGATCGCAGAAAGATAAAGGGGTCGTACTGGATCTGTCGACGAAGCTCAACATGTAAAGGAGAGCGACGAATAGGACAAGCTTGCGATCGAACTTCCTACGCACGGCTTGTTCTTCATCAGGGGTATAGAGCTGGAAACTCGCCATAGAACCAGGACTTCGCGAGCGCTCTCCTACCAGAGGATGGTCTACATCTCCATCCTCTGCAGCTTCGGCATCCCATATCGCGCTGCCGTGTCTATCTCTACCCGTAGTTCTCTCATGCAGCTCGTAAACATCGCTTCCACTACCAACGGCCGACCGAagatcttcgtcgtcgctaTCGTCGAGTGAGGGCTCAGCGCCGGTTTGCGCAAACGCTTCAACCGATGTACTGGGGCCAGGTTCGGGCCGCGACAGGGACATTTTTATCTGAGGCGGTTTCAAAGAACCGAGGGCGATGGGTAAGGAGGCGATGGGTAAGAAGACAATACTGGAGGCTAGATTGGACTCGGAGTCGGACTCGGGCTTCGAGGTTTAATATCGTCAAGGTTGGAGAGTTATTTGGAGACCATCAGGGACTCCAATCAATTGATACCATGAGTTGCATCCTTGTTTGATGTGAGCCGGCTGTTAAACGAATCGAACAGGCTAAGAGAGGATTGAAGCTGTTGACTAAGTAAGTAAGTAAGTTGGTAAGGTATGCTGGTTGATTGAGTTGAGCTGTCTTGCTTGACTTACACGTGACGTGCATCAACTCCTTGcataccttagtacctaagtGACCATCCACACTTACCTGGCTACCTACGGAGTAGGGGGAAATAAAAAACGACCCCTCGACGGGTGGGACACCAGCGAAGTGTGGTGTAGTTGGGGTCGTTTAATTTTTCTCCCAGAAGGGGGGTGGGGGGTGGGGTGGCTGGCAGTGGTAAAGGAGCTTTACCCTCATTTCATTTCGCATCTTGAACAAGTTCACTGTAAATACGGAGTAGATGTTCAATCTGATAATCTGATTGCTAATTGCTAATTGCAGATCATATACTTCGTACTACGTACgtaattaaatatctgcATTTAAATACTGTATCCGTACAATTTCGAAGAATCTCGCTCCGCTACTCCTACATCATGACGATCCATCATAGAATATCACGACTTATATAAAGTTCGACGCTTTTCCATACGTCAACAGAAACTCCTCTTCCCTTAGTGGTAAATCCAACCCTTCGCAATGAAACGCTCTAAGTTGcagtcaaagtcaaacccGAAATGAAAGTTCAAAACTACCAATTCATGCTTACTCTCCGTTTCCTTTAATGATGATGGCCCGTCTTAGCATGAGATGGCTTCCTGAACAGCTTCTTAAGCCCCTCGGCCACTGAATGGCTGCGACCAATTCGTTGTTTAGGATGCCTTCCGTCTTCATTTATCTGGCCATCACTATGATCCGTAGATACACTGGTTTGTCGACTTTGAGTCGTCGCAGCCACTGGCTGTGGTGCACGCAACCTCACTCCACGTGCTAAATCTCGTGGCGCGCTCGGTTTTGAACTGACACCCGCACTGTAGTCAGAAACAAGAGATGGTGCAGGCTCTAATGCCAGCTCCTCCCTTTCCAGTTCTTGTAGAGAGCCGGGTGCCTCATAACGATACGGCATTGATAACATTCTGGCATGAGCTTTTGATGATGGCGTTCCCTTTTCTGGCGCCGTTTGCGGTCTCTTCTGTGAGTTTCCTCCTGATGCACCTCGAGGCTTTGGTGGCGTAGGCGGGCGACGGGGCGTCTTTATTTCTGGTTCTGGTGGTAATGGTACATTTGATATTCGAATGTTCTTGGGGACACTTCTCGGTAAGCGAGACTTCGGCGACTTTTGTGCAATTTGCTGAGTTACTGGTTTTCTGGGAGGTGTTTTCAAGACAGGATTGATTGTTTTTCGATGAGCCGATGTTGGGGTTGTGACACTTGCTGGTGGCTTCGAAGCCGGCTCTTGTGCTGCTTTGGTGTCTAAGTTCGGCAGTACCACCTGTTTGGCTTTTGGCATGGGTGCTGGTGATAGCTGCTGCTCGGAAACTGTGTCACCAGCTTCATACAATACGCCAGAACTTGGTTGTTCTAGGCGTGCTGGGTTCGGTGACACCAACAATGGTGGAGCGTGTGGCACTATCCCTTCAAACTTGGGCATGTTTGATCCGAAATTCTGTGGTTGTGGTGAATACTCCGATGTAGGCGAGGGTGTTCGAGGAGGAACAAGCTCTTTGGGTATGTTCAGATAGGTAGCTAGACTATCCTTTGGATTTGTGATTGATGTAACATATGGATACGGAGTGTCTTGATTATGGAATGTACTCGATCCTGATGATTCAAGTGGCGAGTCTGATGATAATGGCCAGGATGTCTCTGGGGGCTTAACATTCTCTGTCCTGCTAGGAGTATTTAGCCTCGGAGACTCTTGATCAAAGCTCTCCATAGGCGGTAGCACGGGCGAGAAAGGGGGTACAAAGCTTTCGGGCCTGTAGATCGTTGGAGCTGGCAGCTGTCGTTGCAGAGGTTTGGGCGTCGGGGGCGTTGAAGATCTAGATGGATGAAGACCGTTTGGTTTGAGGAGTTGCTTTACATTCGGTATTTCTCCTCTTATGGGGTCCTGTGCTGATGAATGTATATCGGCAAACTCTTCTGGTTCAATTCTAGATTGCCCGTATGCAGAATAGATCTCTGATGCTGTCGAAGCCGAATATCGTGTATTAACGGGGTAGAGAAGTGGCATCTCAACATCTGGTGTTTCCAGTGCGAGTGCATTATCCAGAGAATCTTTTCGAGACCATACTGATGATACTGTAGACACGGATTTCCTCTTATCGAGTTCGTGAGGCTGGAGAGGTGCATCAATATCCGGTGTTTCCTGCCTTACTGTTCCGTTAGGTGATTCATCCTGGGACCAGACTGTTGATATTGTCAAAGCTGAAGCCCGATTGGGGTCAGGTTGAGGCTGGAGTGGGATATCGATATCTGGCAATGTCCTCGAGAGTGGCCGTGGCGTTGCAGCACCATCTGGTCCCCCTAAAATGCAATCTAGGACGgtgagagcttcttcttcatcttcgtttCGGTCGTTGTCATCGTCGTACTCGGATGGTGAATCAGAAAGCCCCTCCATAGCGTCTTTTGTTCGTCGGTTGCGCACCATCGTTTGTGCCGCATCCCTTATCTGCTCATAGCCaacctctttttcttcttcgtcacTCTTGCCAGGGACTTCTCTCACATTATCACCGCAGACCACGACGTACCACCTCACCGATTCGCCCTTCTGCAATTCATTCCTTAATTTTATGATCCACCCATCTTCGCCGGCCATTTTGTCATAGTACTTGGCCATCTGACCTGCCACGTCCACACTCAGGTCGACTCGTACCACATAATCAGCCACATAAGCATACGGTCTGCATGCCGTCACCATTTCGTCTACATCGAATTCCTCCAGCAATTTGACCGGTGACCATGAGTGCATAAGAACGGCATCTTCGGCATCGGATACCCGTGATGTCGGGAGGGTATGGTCGTCGTCAACATGATCGAATTTCTTTTTGATGGCGTTTTTGGCGCTGACGCTCTTTTGCGTGGGCGTCGTTGGTGGAGAGAGCTCAGGTAAGAAGTCGTATTTGGCGTGTAGCTGGTCGAGGATGCAATAAGACGACGCAGGTGCAAGGACCCAGTTTGGTGCAGCATCTTCAAGGTCGTTGAGGATGACAAAAATCCGGATGTCGCGGCGATGCCATCGAAACCCGTGGCATAGATAAGTCGGCATTGGGTACGGGGTCGCCCAGCAATAATTTGAGAGTGAAGCTGCTGTGTGCTGTAAGCGATCCGTCAATTGATATCCGTAGATTGatagattgattgattgattgactgcCTCACTGAAGCGTCACTTTATCTTGACAGATAGACAAGAAGACGAGGTGTCTTCTGAGCAAGCTTCATAAAGCAGGCTATGAAGCCTCCGACATCTCCGTCTTTAGTGACTGAAGTTGACGCGAGGGAGTGGttgtttgaagttgaaaaCCATCCATGGAATGAATGAACGAGCTGAATGGAATTGGCATGCGTCGCTTCCGTTCCTGCGGTGCCTTGTTACTTTATCTGCGCATCGTTGCCTACTGGATCTTACCGCATCGTACTTTACTCAGAAGAGCGCTAGGTTCTTTCAATTACTTGATAAAGGTTGGTCCAAGGTACGGGCAGGTACTGTCTAACGTCAGATATCAAGCCCAGTGCCGTCTTCGGAAGTCATCGACCCATCTTTAACGGTTGGCGCTCTCTCACCGTCCGCATGCAATTGAACTGCACCTAAGCCACTATT encodes the following:
- a CDS encoding related to nicotinamide mononucleotide permease; translated protein: MSLSRPEPGPSTSVEAFAQTGAEPSLDDSDDEDLRSAVGSGSDVYELHERTTGRDRHGSAIWDAEAAEDGDVDHPLVGERSRSPGSMASFQLYTPDEEQAVRRKFDRKLVLFVALLYMLSFVDRSNIGNARIAGMDEDLQSDPPRDEWYQWALTAFYITYIAFEWMSLLWKLIPAHIFVSMVVLTWGLMASLQAVATSYPMLIALRAVLGIGEAGFTGIPFYLSFFFKREELAFRTAIFISAAPLATTFASTLAWLIVKFAEFGPIAPWRLLFIIEGFPSVIASVVAWNVIPDSPQTAPYLTKREKKVAHLRLRSEQSTATNNKPSSGLKGRDVLAIFRDPVAWITATMFFLTNMAYSSLPVFLPKILTEMGHDTLTSQALSAPPYLAAFVIVLFTAHMSDRLRTRTVPLIFHALASSSGYAILALAKPLNLPNFIRYMAVYPAAVGFFNVVTLIITWSINNQANQSRQGGGFALLQLVGQCGPLVGTRLYPDRDAPYYAPGMSTCAIAMLLVSILAYALRFYLKYKNRKFDRAESERRQAGDEVEEEGLVGPGRRKSAAVVFRYML